Within Vicia villosa cultivar HV-30 ecotype Madison, WI linkage group LG1, Vvil1.0, whole genome shotgun sequence, the genomic segment TTCTTGAATTGCGCATTGCTAAGTTTTTTGCTCATCATAATTTAATATTTGAATTTAGGTCTGCGTTAGATCTAGTTGACTAAACATTCTTTTTGGTGATTATATTTGTAAAAACCGTAATATTAGATtactaattcaattaataaaagtGTGTTCAAATATCTCGTTgtgaattggatttgattaattggCGTATTGTTTACTAGTGAATTCATCTTCCTAGTATCATTGTATTTTTTATACATTAATTCAATCTTGTAATTTCTCTACATATGAATTTCTAAAATTTTTGCTCCCATACAAttttaaactctaattttaaaaaacttttttaaaacaattttattgaaGAAAGGTTTATTAAACCTCAACTTTTAGACCATTCTACACCCATATTCAGCTCAACATAAATGTTATATTACTACCCTATCGTGTTCTTCTGCGTCATTTTATCATATCATATATCTATCCTATCATTCAAACCAAACAACATTCTTTTCTTCCGCTCCTCTCCATTTTTCATTATTCCCCTATTGAAATCcctcattattttcttttttgttaaaTAAAACATACTTTAAAGGCATATATCTCTCAATCATAATTCAAACATTGATTCATTATAAATAATGAATGGTCTAACCCCTTTTTGCTAGACCAACTCAGTTAATTATTACTGTTAGTATTTTGTTAAAAGGTATATTAGTTGGTTGATTTGATAAAAAGATATAAATGAATCTATTATGAAATGATgatttataccaaaaaaaaattaaaacttaaatattatggaataataataatttaattgttaagaAAACTTAATTGATAAGATTTGAatttcaattattaaaaaaattataattttcacatttttccaaataaaattatttttaatagagAACAAAGAAGTAAAAAAAACCAACCATagaaataaataatagtaataagtataataacaaatattatttcatttatagaaaaataataataactattctaaaaattaaattatattttttgaaaattattctatgaatttgatttttttaggaatataatataataagaatgtatcaaatcaaatattataactAATAATActatgaatttgatttttttagaaatataatataataagaaTGTATTAAATATAATACTATTTTATGTTAATCAAATGTATTTAAACCTAATTTCTGACCACAAACATTTGCTGTTTAATTTTTCTGATTTACATTATATTCTAGAAGAACTAAGTTTATAAAATACATATTATTAAATTAACAAAACATATGTcagtcaaaaaataaaataaaatagagagtATATTTTTGAGGTATAAAAGAAAAGCATCGTAATCTGATTATTTGCAAGAGAAACGAAATGAAACTGCTACCTTCACTCCACTCCTCCTGAATCATGCAGTAGTGGTAAGAAGAATCATTTCATCGAATATCCCATTAACTCAGAGTGACGACACTCACGAGGTTTGGAGCATACTCTAACAACCACATCACAACTCTCACGTTCCCCGCAACCCTTGTGAGTTCTACTTTTCACTAACTTCCATTTTCATCACTTTTCCCCAGTTTAAATACCATCATCACTCACAACTCAATTCCCCAATTTTCAGATCTTTTTCCCTCCCTCTCATGGATTCGCTTCCGCCTCTCCCTCCTTGGAATTCAGACGACGATTTTCTCCTCAAAAACGCCATTGAGGTATAATCTTCTCTCTATGTATACACTGTCACTCTTTTCCCATAATTTAATTTCGTTAATTTCTATACAATTCTCTCTCCCCAAGGTGGAATTGAAACCCTAGAATACTGTTTGTTCTTCGTTTCGTGTTTGATAACCTCAATTATGCTGAATTGTTTGTTTTGTGCAGACTGGAGCTTCGCTGGAATCGCTGGCTAAAGGAGTTGTCTCCTTCTCACGGAGGTATTCACTTAAGGAATTGAGGGAACGGTGGCATTCAGTTCTCTATGATTCCGATGTTTCTGATGAAGTTGCTGTTGCCATGAACAATTTGGAGCTCGCCAAGTCTAACGGTAACGGAACCAAGGAAGTAGTTGCTGCTCCGAAGAGAAAGACGACTCAGACTATTCGCAAGGTATACAACGCCATGCGGAAGAGACTTCGCACTGaggttttttttaattcttttgatatGGCTTTATGTGATGACATGTGTGTTGAAAAGTACACCAATGGAAATGAAATTGGTGCGTCTGGTAATGTTAATTGTAGTTTAGATAAGGATGTGAATAAAAATTCGCTTGTCAATAGTCTAGTTAAGGAATGGAATCAGTTGGGGTTAGTGGGAGCTAGGGCGGGGTCATCTCAGTCAATGAGTGAAGATCCAATTCGGAAGATGATTGAGGATGTACCTGCAACTAACACGCCGGTTCGTGTTAGTGTTGAAAATGAAAATGGAGGTTCTGAGTCAAAACAGACGATTCCCCGTGTTTCTGATGCTCTCTTGAAATCTCAGAATGGAGACAAGCTTATGTTAATGGATATAGGTGAGAAAGATGAGACTGCAGCAGATAAGCAGTCTGATGCTAATGTTGATTCAAATGTTTTGACTTCTCCTTGTGACATTCAAGGTGATGGTATGTCGGGTGTTGGTGAGTCTAAGAAGTTGGTTGCAGAAACACAAGTTGCTATGGCAAATGGTCCGTCTGCTGTGTTAGAGGTTGTCGTCAACTCGTCAGGCAGCAGTCATGGTGATGTGGGTTTTGCTTCTGATTGTGAAAATGAAGTCCAATCGTCTAGTGCACTGCAAAAATGTGACCCTAAGCCTGCAAATGAATTTAGGTTATGTTCATTCAACACCGAGGACCCTAATATACCGTCCCCGTCCGACGACAGCAACCATGCAAAAGTATCTGATGTAATTCCTAATTCTGAAAACATATCTGCTGTAGTGGTTCCTAGTTCTATTAACCTAACCGCTCTAGTAGCTCCTAATTCTGTAAACATATCCACTGTATTAGTTCCTAATTCTCCAATTCCGAAACCCATATCGATTGTTAAAGAGGTGGGGTATCCGGATTCCTCTATTACTAATCTAACAAAAAAGGAACCAGATGAAGGCTTGAAGAGAAAAGACACCCCTTCAAGCTCTTTTGCTGCTTCTCAGTCATTTCGACCAGGATTAGTGCCTAATATAAATTCAAGCAAGGGAAATTCAGTTGCTGCTGTACCAAAAATTGAAAATCCTGCTACTATGAAGCATGCCTCATCTGGACATCCGGCACCAGAGGTTAGATGGGTCAATTGCTGGATACTCCATAATTGAAAAGCTCTCTAGGGAACTGATTTATGATTACACTCTCTATTAAGAAAACATTATTGAAGTTATATGTTATCTACAGGTAGTTATTGCTCTGCCTTCACCTGTTAGCACTCATCCAAAGGAAGAGGAGCATAAGACTTCTTCTAAGATAGAAGAAAAATTGTTATGCATTGATCAACAAAAAGGCGATGCTTATTATGATCATGATAGTGATGAGGAGCATGAAGTTCCTTACTATTCTGATGCTGAGGGAATGGTAAGTATTATATGTTGCATTGAATAGTAATAATGCCCCATATTTAATTGTGTTTGTTTATCTCTCATATTCTTGATGTTGCTTGCTCAGATTCTTGAAATGGATTTAGGTCCAACTGATCAAGATACAAATGCTAGCGCCGAAGGTAATATAATTATCACAGTTCTATTTAAGGTTCTTCATTTTTAAAAGCCCATTGCACAAGGTTGTCGTCATGTGGGATCTAGGAAGCGCCAAATCTGCACAACATACCATGTAAATGGATGGTTTAATTCTGTTTCCAGAAATGGATGATTTGATTATGTTTTCAGACTGTATAGCCACCTTGTCATAAGACAGGCAACCTTACTGTTGTGTTGTAGGTCACACTCTGGACACGATTTTTAAGTTTACTTCAAAGGTTGTTAAAACATTACATTTAAAGTTtgaatttttaaatgaaaattcatTATTTGGTTGCGTTTTTTCTTTGTTCCTGTGAATTTTCTTATAACCGAATGAACACtccttttattaataatatgcTGGTCAGCCTTCATAGAGGTTTGTGAAAACATTTACggctaaaatactaataatattgTACATCATTGAATTTATCCATTTTTAGGTGTTATAATACTATGGTTATttttctactaatattttttttttgttttattacagTGGTAAGATATCAGAGTGATGAAACTAAGAAGACTATCATGAGATTGGAGCAATGTGCCCAGTCTTTTGTGCATAGAGCCATTGCATCTCGAGGTGCACTTGCAGTGTTTTATGGACGCACTCTGAAGACATACATTGAAAAATCCGAGGTGCGTTTATAAATTTGAAGCTCTTATTTTCCTTTAAAATATGGCAGGAACTCTTGTTTGCACGTCGTCATGATTTCTATACCATGATTTGTTGTGTTGCATAGTAATGGTCTAGTACCATTGCATTACTATAAGTACTCTAGCTTTTACAATTGGGAAACTAACTTAAATAGACTAGCTTTCATTTGTTGTGACTGTCTACTATATTTTTATATCTAGGAGGGTCAATGTTTGTTGATGATCATACTTTCTGATCTTTGCATATCTTTTATATCTATATCTgttatatttgtatttaaattttgTTGAAACAGATTCTCCAGTGGTATTTGCAGTTCTGAAATAAGATCTACCTGTATTAGGGTGAACTGTATTATAATAATGTCCTTTCTGTGTGCCTAGctctatatttaaaattttgattttggtgTTAGCCTAATCTGTGTTACTCCATAAGTTTGTTGTGTTTGTTTTCAGTTTAAACATTTTTCCTTATACTTTTACAATCTGTCTATTTCGAAGGTGATAATTGGCAGATCAACACCTGACGAAGATGTTGATATTGACTTGGCTAGAGCAACGACAGATGCTCACAAGATATCTAGAAGACAAGTAAGATATCTTAGAAACTGTGTCTACAATTCCTTACATTGTTGATGTTACTGGGAGCCCCTTTAGGTTCAAATATATTGATTTTACAGATGAGCTTAATGTCCTTTAAAGCCCCTTTAagtttcttttgctgaatttattTTAGAATGAAATGTGAACTACTACTTAACATCTACAGGCTTCAATAAAGATGGACGCAAGTGGTTCTTTCATGATCAAAAACCTTGGCAAGAGGACTTTATACTTAAATGGCAAAGAAGTTCCTAAAGGACAGATGCGGGGTCTGAGTGCTGGTAGTTTGATCGAGGTAACTACATTTCCTTTTCCATTCTCAAGCAACTCGTACATTAAAGTAGTGTGGTGATGTTGTTCTTTTTACCTCACCGTGCgtgataatttataataaataaatggcTTTCATGCAGATTTGGGGCTTGGCATTCATCTTTGACGTCAATAAGAAGTGCGTCGAAAGGTTCATAGGAAATGCGAGTGAACATAATGAGATAGAAGAATGAATTTTACAGTGTCGGCCGGGTCGGCTGGGGTCCATTCGAAGACAAATGACATCGAAGGGTTGTAGGATAGCTTTATTAAGCCAGCCAAAAATATAAGTTATAGTAGGTACTATTACAACATATTAATGTATTGTGGATCTAAAGTTAGATCTGTAGATATAGATAGAAAGATAAAGAAAAACTATACATATATGTATAAATGGCTGCTGCTCAATGGGGGGAAACTTGGGACTTGTTTTGATGTCATTGTTTTCAatgttttttattgttgttttaaaCATGTATGTTTAGGGATCATACATTCCAAACAATCATCAATAAATTATTCAATGAATAAAGTTATGGTTTCCAACATTTCTAACAAGTCTCTTTTCACACAAATTTAATACTATATGGTTTTGGATGCTTGCTTTTAATTTATCATTTATGTTTGTAACTTTTTCCATTAGCCAAAACATTCCAATTCAGGAGCATGTGTTAACTGTCAATAGTATGGTTATGCCCTCGTGGCTAGTGCCTATTTCACGCATCTCTGATTATAGAACATAGTACAGCTTTAAAAGATTaattaaatgtttaaattaatCTTTAACAAGCTTCTATTTGTTAAAGTAGTAATACATTTAACAGTCTGAACGTTATTATGTCTTAACATTTTGTTTAGGTTGTGAAATAAAATAAGATGGGTTATATCCAACCCACCAATTGTTTAGTGCCATAGAGTGGTGCATGGATGTCCATAAGGGAAAAATGTGCGTCTCTGTCTCTAGATCAGAAGCATCTTCTGATGTTGAGATTTTAATATATTTGTCAGTTGCTTGGGAATATGCTCTACTCTCTGTTCCAAGGAAGTTTAAACATTGAAGATAATTGCCAGAGTGGTAACTAATGAGGTTTTGGTTTATTCACATGCTAGAGTAAGAACAAAATCTACAATTCCATTTAATGATTCTATGCTCAAACCACACCATAACACTAAAGTTACATTAAAAACTATTATTGCTAAGTATCACAAGGTACATATATAAGGAATGCTTAGGTTATGGTAGAATCATGGAAAGTAGAATACTACACTTGTAAAAAAATACCTAAAAAACCACACAAGTTCATATTTAACACTTGCATAATTAAAATAAGGACTCCATAATATCAAATGTGTATCAAGATAATTATtcataaataaatacaaataagTAAAATAATCTGTGATAAACAAGGTTGTCAAGATCGGAATCTTGCATAATATCGATAATGAATAGTAAGATCATAAAATATAATATCCAAATTTGAAAGATCCtatctaattatttttgtaagATCGGGAGAAGATAACAAGATCGTAAAACATAAGATTGTAATAAAAATCGTAAGATATTACTGAAAcgaaaaataaaactatatattTGAAGTTTTTTACTTGATATTTTGGTAGGCAAGTGTATTCGTGGCAAAATGGTTTCAATCGAACCGTAATTGTTCGCATCGGCATCTTATCATTCTTCTCGGCTTATAATGGTGGTAACTACAAAATGATCGATCATAGCTGGAACTGACCGAGATTGCGTATAATTAATGGTTTTACAATTTTTTTCACAATATGGCTACAAGATACGATTATGGTTAAGATCGAGATCGCTGGAGGTGACTGAGATTGCAAAATCATAAGATTTTAAGATCTAGATGGTTATTTTGACAACCTTAcatacaacaacaataacaaccaaGTATTATCCAACTAAGTGGGGTCGACAACATAGATCAAATTCTGCTATAATATTCTATTAAAGACCATTTTTTATCCAATttgttaatctcgagatcttttttaataatttctcttatagTTTGTCTAGGTCTCCTCTATCTCTAATTATTTGACTTACCTTCATCTAATCTATTTTCCTTACAACAAAATATACCGATCTTTTCTCTACATGCTCAAACCAATTAAATCTATTTTCTACCATCTTGTCACTATAGGTTCTACACActctctaatattgtcatttTTAATCTTGTCTAGTCTTACCGCACATCTAATGCAACATCTTCATTTCTGCTATacttactttattctcgtgttgattcttAACCATTCAATATTTTGTCTCATACAATATCTCAAATCTTACAGTTGTccgataaatttttttatttattttaagtggTACTTTTATTTCACATAAAACCCATGAGACTCCTTCATTTCGTCCACCTAACTTGAATTTGATGGTTTATACCCCTTATATTTCTCCATCGTTTTGTATTACAGACCCAAGATATTTAAACCACATGACTTGTGGGATGAAGTGGTCTTCAACCTTCACCTCTAGGTTAGAAATTCTCGTCGGTGTTTataattactatatttttaatcatcataatactataacaacataaaatatatttagaaaattaaTGCAagacctctaaaaccctaattcaatACAAATTTTAAGTTCCCTAAAATTAAGGGGATtttgtgttatgaataaaaaacaAAGCCTCCAAAATCATCCCCACCTAAACCCCTATATTTTTTTCACTTAacttttccctttttcaaaatctttCCCTCCATTCCCCTCTAAACTCTCAAACAAAACCTTAGTGAACTTGTTGTGTGTTTTAAGAAGGTCAAAATAGTTATTTTTCAAACTATTTTAGTTATCGCACTTGACAACTTCATCTAATTCTTCGTTAAAAGGGGAAGAGTTTTGAACTAAATTGTTTTGTCTCTCTCtaagatttttttatttctttcaacaagtttttattttttaattcaagaGAATAAATGGTACCCTTCGAGGTAATACAATTTGTTCTAATTTACTTGTTTCTTTTGTTAGCTTCATATAAATGCGATATAAATCTTGATAAGAAATTATAAGATTACTTCATCATCTTGATGATATTCCATGAGACATATGCTGACTTCTTTATCATATGAGGACTCTATATCATTGTCATTCCAAGTGATGTAAGCCTTCTTgccatttttttgtgtttttttgaatttcttctaaTTTTGATCTACCTTTTATCCTGGAGGGCAGTTTGGTCTCATATGTCCTTTCTTCCCAAACAAATAGCACTTAGGAGTGAATGAAAAATTTCCTACATTTGGTTTTTTCTCCTCTTGTTTGTTTCCCATGCTTCAACAATTTTCTAAAGTTTTGCACCATCCAAGTCGAAATCTTCGGCTATGAGAGCTAgaattttgttcttcttttctccaTCTTCATTCATAGAAAGACTTTTAGATTTATCTCATCTTTTTGtaatttaccaaaaagagtgtgtgtatgtgtgtccATGTTTTTTAAGCCTCTATATTCGCAAATCAATGTGACTTTAGATTGCCAACTACGGTTTAGGCATCTAAGAAATTTCACAACTAATTCCTCATTTGAAAATGTTTTTCCCAGAGTTCTCACATGACTCACAATATGGGTGAATCTTGTTTGCATTTGACTGCCATTCTCTTCAAGTTTTATTCTTAAGAATTCATACTCGTGAGTTAATGTGCTCAACCTAGCCCTTTATACCTCAGTCGTTTCTTCATGGGTATTTTGGAGGATATcccatatttcttttgcattctcgTAGTGAGAAACTCGAAAAAATTCATCAAAACAAAGAGAGACATTGATGACAAATTTCACTTTCAAACCGCGAGACACATTTTCCTTATCATATTTATTCCAATCCTTTGCAGGTTTGTTCATTATAGTACCATCAATTTCGAGTGCATGAACAAATGAACCTTCCTTCAGAGTCTTCCAACTACCAAGATCCATCCCTTCAATGAAGAACTTCATCATCTATTTTCACAAACTATATCCTTCGCCATTAAAGTATGATAATTTGTCTAGTGAATAACTCAAAGAAATTTACTACCTCCTGGCACGATTAGTCTTTAATAGGAGGtagactctgataccatttgttgaACAAACGACTCTAGGCACAGCAGGGAGGGTTAATTGTAGTTTTTAAAATTCGTGAttaacttaaatgttttctaactTAAAACAACAATTTGTGTTAGTATTTAAAATGCATTTGTTAAAAGTACACTGAGTGATAATCTTTATATGTATAGAGTTGTTTGAGGGTTTTACGAATATTGCAGTGTTAGAGCAAACCCACACATGAATAATAAGAAGCATTATATATGGGTAATTGTTGAGTAAACTGAATGTCCTATCTCAACCTTAAGACTAAGATATTTATAAGACCCTATTGGGCCTGAATCTTAGAACTAAGAAAGTTGCAATGGCATTCTTCTTTCTCTAGAGCGATGGAAGTGAACAATTATTTCCCATTTTATCCTAGAGAATGTGACTCTCTTCTTTGATTTCCCTTTACATACCATTACTAGGTAGGAACACGTCAGTCCCCATATTTACATAAGTGGGCATGCGATTCaattaaaaggaaaacattatagATAATGAGGGCACATTGTGATAAACTGACGTACATTATAATAAATGGACAACTAGTAGCCTTATTTTTAGGATATGAGTGTTATCCCCCCGCTCTTAGTGAATCTTGTGTTGTCTCTTGTATATTCTTTGCAAATATATCAGTACACAGTCCCTTAAGTACGAGGGCTTGTAAAGGACGAAGCGGTTTAGTTTTATCGCCTCTTCACATTTGGACTAGTCCCTCAAACACCTCGTTAGGAGATTCCCGCAAGTATTGCTTGGGGTGAGTCCCTCAAGCATGGCTTTGGGAGAGTCCTTTACGTATGACTTGGGGTATACCTTCAGGTGTCAATGAGATGAATCCTTAAATGTCAGTTTAGATAAATCCTTAAACATCACTTGAGATCAGTTTCTTCGAGAAGGTGATCTAAGACTCTAAGGTTCTCTTATCGTTAGAGGCAAGGCTTGTGGGAGAGCCTTCGATAGTTAGAATTGGGCATGTGTACCTTCTACAGACGGAGCTATTCTCCCCACCTATAATAAATCCTCCTGCTATGGTGTTAAGGGTGCGGTACGAGTTTGTCTTCACCACCCCTGCTTTGTTCCTTGCCTTTCTTGGTGTGAGAATCCCAAAGGCAGTTTGCTTATGAAATATGGATCTTTTAGAGGTCTATATGGAACCACATTTGACATATTTATTCAAATGACCTTCTTGGATGAGGAGCTCGATCTTCTTCTTGAGTTGGTAGCAGTCTTTTGTGTGGTTCCCTTTGAGCTTGTGAAACTTGCACCACCTGCTGGGTTCAGGCCCCATGATGTTTGACTTGAATGCTAGCGGACGAGAAATGTCATTTGTAT encodes:
- the LOC131640536 gene encoding uncharacterized protein LOC131640536 translates to MDSLPPLPPWNSDDDFLLKNAIETGASLESLAKGVVSFSRRYSLKELRERWHSVLYDSDVSDEVAVAMNNLELAKSNGNGTKEVVAAPKRKTTQTIRKVYNAMRKRLRTEVFFNSFDMALCDDMCVEKYTNGNEIGASGNVNCSLDKDVNKNSLVNSLVKEWNQLGLVGARAGSSQSMSEDPIRKMIEDVPATNTPVRVSVENENGGSESKQTIPRVSDALLKSQNGDKLMLMDIGEKDETAADKQSDANVDSNVLTSPCDIQGDGMSGVGESKKLVAETQVAMANGPSAVLEVVVNSSGSSHGDVGFASDCENEVQSSSALQKCDPKPANEFRLCSFNTEDPNIPSPSDDSNHAKVSDVIPNSENISAVVVPSSINLTALVAPNSVNISTVLVPNSPIPKPISIVKEVGYPDSSITNLTKKEPDEGLKRKDTPSSSFAASQSFRPGLVPNINSSKGNSVAAVPKIENPATMKHASSGHPAPEVVIALPSPVSTHPKEEEHKTSSKIEEKLLCIDQQKGDAYYDHDSDEEHEVPYYSDAEGMILEMDLGPTDQDTNASAEVVRYQSDETKKTIMRLEQCAQSFVHRAIASRGALAVFYGRTLKTYIEKSEVIIGRSTPDEDVDIDLARATTDAHKISRRQASIKMDASGSFMIKNLGKRTLYLNGKEVPKGQMRGLSAGSLIEIWGLAFIFDVNKKCVERFIGNASEHNEIEE